The Saimiri boliviensis isolate mSaiBol1 chromosome 12, mSaiBol1.pri, whole genome shotgun sequence nucleotide sequence actgtcaaacacttataaaaccatcagatctgtgagcactcactcactgtcatgagaacagcatggggcaatctgcccccatgaccccaTCACCTCACACCACTCCCTCCcttgacacttggggattatggaGACTATAATTAGAGGtgagctttgggtggggacacagagccaaaccatatcaccgtctctacaaaaaatacaaaaatcagctggatgtggtggcacatgcctgtggtcccagctacttgggggcctgaGGTGGGTAGATGGCTTATGCccaagaggtggaagctgcagtgagctgtgatggcaccactgtgttccagcctagGCACTATgtctgaaaaacataaaaatataaaaaagatctACCAGGGTCCCTTTCCCTGAAATACTGCAAGCAAGACTGACCCAGCCCCACCCTCTCAGTGGTTGAGAGACACAGTACCTGAGGTGGGGCCGAGAGCACAGCCCCCACACAACGAGGCATCGGCAGGACTGGCACAGGTGGCTGGTTAGGCTCTGAGAGCTGACCCTGTACCCGCATGGGGCCCAGACAATCCAGCACATCCACACCTGGGCACCAGTGGGTCCCAGGATGTGACCTTGAtgttaggagcctgaggcagggttAGGGCCCGTGTGCTTTCTAGTCACCCAGACCCAGGGGCCCAACATGGCTCTCTTTGGCTGAGACAGGTGAGGTGCTGAGCTTAGCCATGGGCCACTGTCTGGGGTTCTTCACCATCTGGCTCTCTCCATGTTGGCCCAATCAGAGGTTACCATGGTCGTCACCATTCCATAACGTGGTCCACCTTTCATCCCTGGACCAAGTGGCCCTACGCCCTCAAAGAGTCAGGCAGTCTTCCTGCCAGATCACAGCTCCGGAGGGCCAGGTGGTGTCTCTGGATGTCCAGGGCCCGAGGCGGCTGAAGGAAAAGATTGGGTGCCAGGACCATATAGTGAGGCCCCCGGCTTCCCGAGGGTCGTGATGGGATCCATCCATGCTGGCTGCAGCCCTCACCGGTCTCTGACTTGGAGAAACCCTGGCTGAAGGTGGCACCCACTGCCCGGGGGCTTCAGTGACCCCAGTCCTGTAAGAGGGTCTCCTCGGGCAATAGTCCTCACTCGGCTCTGACAGAGAACAGCAGGAAAGTCTCCATCTCGACAAGTTCACTTCGGCCTGGCGCACGAGCAAACACTATTCGCTCAGCAGCAAGGGCACCCGCTGGCGAAACAGGTGCACCCCTCGCAGGGGTGGGCGGGGCGGAAGAGGCCGAGGGAAGCCGGGCTGGCTCCGCACGGGGAGCCGCTGCGGGACCCGCACTACGAGGACGCGCGTGGGCTGTGTCTTTGCACCGGGCTGGCCGCGTTCGTGGCTGGTTGGTGACTCCCTGAGTCCCAAGCGACGGCGCCCTCTGGCCCTGTCCTCCGAGCCAGGCCCGCGCTCCTTCTCCAGCGGCCTCTGGACGCCGCGGACCCAGCCCCGGGGGTTCCTGCCCAGCGAGGCCGCGGCCAGGCGCGCGTCGGACTGGGCCCGGCTTGGCGCGAGCTGCCACCCGCTCCGCGGCGCCCGGCCCTGGGGGCCCAGAAAAAGGGGCATCGCTGTCCAATCGCCGCGGCCGCTGACGCCCGGCGCCCGTGGGTTTCCCTGGCCGCGCGCGTCCCGCCCCGCGTCCGCCGCCCCGGTGGTGCCCGGACCTGGCCCCGACCTCCCGCCCCAGGAGCCTGGTGGGCCGCGGTCCGGGCGTTCGTCCTGGCCCCGTCGGCGCCTCTGCCTCCGCCGCCCCTGGGTGACTTCTCGGGCCCCCGCATCTGCGGAGTCCTCCCGGGCAGGGGCTGCGCCTCACGGGACGCGTCGCGGGTCTGGGCAGGGGGCACGCGGCAAATCTGGGGACACAGACGCGGCCTCCGACTGCTCCTGTGCTGGGGTTCGGTTCCGTGTCAGCCTCTCCCGTTGGACCCTCGACTCGGGAGAGGCCTGAGGGGCGGGGCCTGTGACGCTCCCGGAGGACGGGACTGGGTGCCCCCCAAGGCTCCGAGGAGGAGCAGCCAGGCCCTACAGAGACTGGCCCTTAAAAGGATTCTTGTTCCAAAATTGGACGGATCTTTTGGTTTAAAAACGTTCTCTAGTACTCGCCCTTCTCTCCCCTAGCTCGGTTTTGGAATAAATCATGACACTGGTTTGCAGTAATGACTTTATGCCTATTAATATCCTAGAAAACAGGCAGATACactgaacatttattatttatcactactttgagacagggtgtcactctgtcccagagggcagtggtgccatctctgctccctgcaaggtcgaactcccaggctcaagtgatcctcccacctcagcatcccaagtagctgggagcacaggtgccTTCATCACCACACagggctagttttttgttttgtgtgttttgttttgtagagacgggcttCTCTATGCTGCCCACGCTGGTCTAGagctctggggctcaagtgattcccccccaccccacactccttggctgcccaaagtgctgggattacagacataagccaccatgcccagcctgtatatttattatttattcttgaaAACCAAAGGTGCTCTGATAAAATCCAGCTTTGGCTGATTAATCGCCCAGCTCAGCCAGAGAAATGTGATTAGAACGTTTTCCTCCATGCAAATTTAGAAGCCCACACTGCAAGGGGCCCTGGTGCCGGCGGTGTGATCAGTTCTTTCTACTGAGACTGGTGGCCCCTCTGTGATGTAATAAGGGTGTTCTGAGTTGATTGAAGGAATTGCATCATGAAAGCACATCCTCGTTTACCTCTACAGGCCACTCACTGGAGTTGTCCAAGGAAGAATTTAGTAAGGATGAGACAGCTGGCCTGGACCTGCCTGGTGTCCACCCGGAAAGCCCCAAAGTGGCCTCGGGGTAGATAAAGCAGGAGCCTGCACTGTGGCCTGGCCTGTGTGGCTGCCTGGGGGAAGCACAGGGACATGGAGCCCAGAGCAGGTCAGCCATGGCAGAGTCTTTCCCTGCTCACTGGGGGATGGCACTTCCCTGGGTCCTCAGTGTCTCCTACTTCCTAGTAGGCATCCACATTGACATCCCTGCTGGTGGGGCAAGATGGGGCCAGTTCATAGCCAGGGTCCTGTCCTGTGCACGAGCTGCCACTGCCTGGCTCCAGCTTTAGCCAAGAGGTAGAAGAGGGAGGGGGTACTGGGGAAGGGGCAAGGTCCCAGAGTAGGACTGAAAACCTGGACCCCAGCACTCAGCACACCCAGGTTTCCTGCACAGCATTCTCTCCAGCCCTGGGACCTGACAGCAGAGTCCTGAATGGGGGACAGAGGTGATGGGGGTGAAAAGGGACCCTTTCGGAAACCTGTGTCCCACTTGCAAATGGAGCCTGGACACTGTTTCTGGCACTGGCTCGCGGCCTCTCCCCTGGTGCTGCAAAGACCTTCCTGGACTGCCCTCCAAGTCACTGGGCTCCATGATGGGATCAGGGTGGGCTTCCCAAGGGGATCCCACCTGTGTGTGAGGCCCCCATCCTCCACCACACGGTGCAGGAACTGCTGGCCCCTCCTGCCTGAAGCTGCTTCCTGTGGCCCCGTGAGCCACTTAGGCTCTGCTGCTGCCCCTGACCCCAAGCCCTTTGTCCCAAGGCCCCAACTCCCGGAAAGGGATGGAGGACAGGTACACGTGTGGGCGGGGCTGCAGACCTGCAGCTGGCTGCTGGTGCAGGTGGTGGGTGAGATCGACCTGGAAATCCATTCCCTGCAGTGCTCAGTGCCcggaggggctggggctgggctggggctggggcgggcCTGGGGCGGGGGTGACTCATGGTAGCTCCAGACTCCCCTGGCCTTTCAACCTCATCAGCTTTCATCCCTCTCCGGGGACACGGGTGACCCCAGCCCGCAGGAGCCCGGCACACCCCTCCTTAGGCCCCACTCCCCACTCAGACTCCCGCATtcacccttttctttcttcactgaatCATTTATGCCTGTGGGCCACACATACAGGGGCCAGGAGCTGCTCATGGGTGCCCAGAACCAGGGGTCAGCCAGGAACCAGGAACTCATGTCAGGGAGGACACCccgggcccaggcccaggcccagaaCCAGGTAGATGGGGCGGGAACCGGCAGGACAGGGCCTGGGCAGCGGGTAGGGATGGGCCCCAGACTCCCCTGGGGGGAGCCGCGCCATTAAAGCAGATCCGGGTGGGGCTCAGACAAGGCCTGGACCACCCATCGCGAGAACGCGCGCTCCGCCTGTGTGCGCCTCGTTCCGGGGGGCACGGAGTCTCTTCGGGGGTCCCCGGGGGAGCACAGTGCTGGCCTCACTCACGGCTGGCCTGGTGGGGGCGGGAGAAAGGCCAGCCGGGCAGGGGACGCGCAGGAGAGACAGAAGACACCGGCGGACGACGCGAAATCTTTACTTAGAGAAAACGACAGAGTCAGAGACCCAGCGGGCGGGGCTGCAGCGAGGGCGCCTGGGGCGAGACACGAACACGGAGAGCGGGGGCGGCGCGCTGGTCACAGGAGCTGCCGGGGGGCGCTGCGGAGACAGGGCGCGAGGGTTGAGAGCCCCGGCGGACCCCGCGCCCGTTCACCCGCCCCGCGGCCCTCGCAGGCTCGGACTCGCACCCCCACCCAGAGGAGCCCGCGGGCCGGGTCGGCGGCCCCCGGGAGGGAGCAGGGGGAAGGGGTGGCGGGGTCCCGGGCTCGGAAGCGGTGGCGGGAGGCCTGGAAGGGCCCCGGGCCCAGCCGCTCGGAGCCCCGCGGGGCGCACCTACCCCGGGCCGGGCTGCGGGCGGGGGACCGTCACTGCGCGGGCGGGGGCGCTGCGCTCCCCGCCGCCTCCTTCTCCGCCTCCGCGGACGGCTTCCCGGGGGGTTCGGTGGCCGCCGCCGCCCCAGCCTGGGTGGGCCCCTTGCGCTCCTCCTTGTTGGCGCGGTGGCCGTCCCCCCAGGGCGCCGGCGGCTCGGTGCCGTGCTTGCGGCTGAGCGGGTAGGCCCCGATGGCCGCCAGGACGCTGCGGTGGCGCTCCGGGTCCATCTCGGCGTAGTACATCTCCAGGGTCAGCGGCGCGCACAGCTTGTGCTGCGGGAGGGGCCGGGTCAGGGCCGCGGGGCTCAGCCCTCCTGGACCCGGACCCTCCCGCTTCCGAGGCTGGGGGCACTGCAGACCGTTTCCAATGGGGCCATGGTTTCGGGACACCGAAGGCAGCCACAGGCTCAGCACTCGGGGCCGTGGAGGGCCACGGGGCCGGGGGGTCGCTGTCGGGTTGTAGGGGAGGGGGCCGCCTGGGGAGCCGCGCGCAGGCACCAGCGGACCTGCCCAGCCCAGCGAGGCCTCTGTGGAGCGCGGCAGCGCATAAACCATGGAGTGAAGGAAAAGGGGCAGATTTCACTTCTGTAAAATGCAAGGCTTTCGAGAAACACACTAAAAGCTACAACCATCACTGGCAAAGAGAACAATAGGAAGGAAGAAGATATGTAGGAGCATTAATAtgttacacaaaaataaaaccttgCACAAGTCACTCGGGGGACAGATGACGCCCTGGAGAGACGGCTGGAGGGTGACTTTTGCTTTAGTGATGGCTTAGAGAAAGTCGTCATTAAAATATCAAGTTTTCAAAAAACAGGATCTCATGTTCTGGAGAAGTAACAGGAACACGGATTTGGAGACCACGTTCCCCAGCAGCAGGAAGCAGCCCTGCCGTCCCCTGACTGGAAGCCACGGGAGGACGGGCTCCACCACTCCCCACCAGAGACAGGCCCCTTACCCGAGTCAAGAAGCCGTTGGGGCAGCTGAACTGGTCGTACCAGATGGCCTTGTACAGGATCAGCACGCAGCCCATCAGCGCCATGGTGAAGGCGATCATCCGTCCCGTGGGCAGCTGGCAGGAGGACAGGGAGGGGCTCAGCCACGCAGGGTAGGGGCCGGCTTTGTGGGGAGCCCCTCAGGGGCTGGGGCTAGCACAggaccacccccaccccaggcagtTAGTGACTTTGCCACGGGTCAGCGGCACAGTCAAATGTGCAGGTGCCACCCCTGGAGGCCAGGCCTTGCTGGCAGCCCCTCCACCGGGACTCTGGAAACATCTGCCACCATGGAAAGTGATGTGGCCTTTGTCCCAGGTGGGTCTTGCAGGAATTTGCAGCTTCCCTGTGGTGTGGGCTCCACAGGGGATGGGGGCTGTGGCCTCTGGTGAGTTGGAGGCTGAACTCACCAGCCCTGCCAGGGTGCTGCCCATAGTGGGTGCGGCAACATGAGCCGCACTGGAAGGTGAAGCCGGGGTGGGGAGCTCCAGCAGACACAGTGGGGTTAGGGCAGGCCTTACTACTGAGGAATGACAGGCTTTGAAAACAGTCCACTGAACATGACTGAAGCTATCATTACAACGTTGAAAGATTTaaaacagaggaagaggaaggtatttcccagATACACGGCAGGAAGAAAGTATGACACAGAAAGCCTGCAAGTCGCTGAAGATGGGCAATGACCACAGGGCGACAGACTAGCCTCGAAGGCAGGCGCTTCCCAGGAAGAGAAACATTTCGGGAGCTCTGCATTCCGTTGGCACCTGCAGCCTCCAGAGGGGGCCTGATGAGTGCAGGGCAGCCGGAGGCCAGCTCTGGGCGGGAtgactcactgccaccttctCCTCCCTGAGAGCCGGGGCAAGGGGCCCCCAGCCCGGCCTGGCCTGAGCCCAGGCACCCCCAGCCGCCCTCCACCTTCTCCCCCTGCCCCGAGTCACCAGAGTGTGGGGGGTGGGTGTGGTTACCCTGCGCCCTTCCTCTGGGTGGCTGCAGTTCGGCTTCTGGCCCTCCAGGTCAGGGAACTTCTTCGGCTGGTCTGAGGAGGACAGCTGGTATTCTGTCTGCGTCTTGATGACCACCTGTGAAAAGAGATGGCCATGGTCTCGCTGGGCAGCTGGCAGGGACCCAAGAGAGCACTGAACtgagaggagaggaaggcagggtcAGCTTTGTGGCAGTGGTGTTGACGCTGACCGTCTGCCAGGACTGTCTCAGTGGAAGGCAAGGTTCCAGCAGCCACAGAGTGAGGCCGAGGGAAGGTGGATGCTGAAAGTCTGCTGGAGCCACggcagccctgggcctggcccgaCCGCTGACAGAGCACATCAGTCTGCTGCTGCCTCCAACTCAGGGTGCTGGAGAACTGCCCTTGGCCACCAGGGGTAGTCCTCCTGCCCCGGGTCCCCAGCATAGATGCTGCCCCCACTACCAGCAGGGACAACTCGGGGTGCCCTTCATGCTGCACGACTCCCTGGTGGTCAGACTGCGCTGGGCTCAAGCTGAGCTCTGCTTCTCCCTTCCCCCACTGGTCACTTGCCCAAGGACCCCTGTCTCAGGCTCAACCCAGGACAGAGCCATGCCCCAAGGGGAAGGGTGGGAAGCCTTGTCTGCTCTATGGACAGCAAGTGGGTCGGGTGCTGGCTGGGAGTCACTGCGTGATTTCCCAGTTATGTGTCCGCCAGTTCGCCCCGTTCTGGCACGTGGGAGCTGACCAGGAGGTCACAGAGCACCTGGCCAACTGGGGTTTTGGCCCTCATGGCCCTTCCTCCGCTTGCTCTACCGCACCTGGGAAGAGGCCACATCTAGACAAACTTCACCCCACACCCGTTTGTTTCCAGGGGAGCCTGAGAAGGGCCCTCATGCCGCCCAGGACCTCACCTGCTCAGGGAGTGGCGGCTGGAGCTGGCTGACGTCCAAGGGACTGATCAGAGGTACACTGTCCATGGTGACCGCATCCTGGTCCCCAGGGTCTTTACCTGGCTTCCCAGAGAAGCTGCAGCCCAGCTTCACCATGGTAGACAGCGGCCCTTATCCTGTCCAGACACAGACAGGGTCACTGTCTACAGGCTGTCCACTGGACACCCACGCCACCTGGCTCTGAAGCCAGAGGGCCCTGAGCTGGTTCTGATGCTCCTTACACCAGAGCCGGGGACAGGCTGTAAGGGGTCAGGCCAGCCTCTGGGCAAACCCAGCAAGTCCAGCCAGATGCTTCCTGTCCCTTCTTGACCCCCACAGCCCCTCTGGACCCCACAGCATTGCAGGGGAGAGAGCCCCAGCCAGGACTGTCCATGAAGCCGAGGGAGTCTTCCACCGGCGGCTGCTCTAgacaacctcctcctccttttccttcttcttcttctgagtgcaatggtgccaccttggctcactgcagtctctgtctcctgggcttaagcaatcctaccgtctcagccttcctagtacctggaaccacaggcgtgctccaccacacctgtcATTCTACATGGGGGCAGAGGGGCAGGAACGCGCAAAGCATCTTGGAAAAGAACGTGGAGGAGTGTCACCTGCCGGGGGCTGGCTTCCTGCACATCGTTAGAGATTGACTGGGATGGGGCTGCTGCACGCTGGGAGAAGTCCCACTTGACACACTGCACACACGCACGCGGATCTGCAGCGTGGCTCCCTCTCAATAAACCGCTGTCCACATCAAAGACAGCGAGCCTGATCCCTGCCTCACATTACACAGAGAAGTCTACACCGGCCGAATAAACCTAAACTGGACAAGCAGAACAATAAAGCATCTCAGAGATAGTAAAGTAGATTATTCTGGTCTCAGGGAGGGAAAAATTTTTTCATTAGGACAATAGGCACTAACCATAAAAGGAAATATTGATAAAATGACTTCACTAAAACTATGAACTTCTGCTTAAAAAaatggatgcagaaaaaaatttaatttaatttaaaaatagaagcagAACCCAAGACTAGAAGAAGACAGTTGCAACCCACAAATGATGGGCACGTTGTGAGTTGTGATGTTTCCTCAAAAATACGCCCAGGTCTTAGGATCTGGGAGTGCCTGTGAATGGGATCATACTTGGAAATAGGTTCTTTGCAGATGGAATTGCGCTAAAACAAACTTGTCCCAAACCAGGCCGGGCCCTGATCCAAAACTGGTATCCTTAATAAAACAGGGAAATTAGGTCGTttgaggtagctcacgcctgtaaccccagtactttggaaggtggaggtgggcggatcatgaggtcaggagttcaagaccagcctggccaagatggtgaaaccccatctctacttaacatacaaaaattagccaggtgtagggacaggcaccagtaatcccagctgtttgggaggctgaggcagagaatagcttgaacctgggaggtggaggttgcagtgagtcaaaatcatgccactgcactccagcccgggcgacagagcaagactacgcctcagacagacaaacagacagACCAGGGAAATTAGACATCGGAGGGTGCCATGTGTACATGGAGCAGAGGCTGGAACGCTGCAGCTGAAACCCAAGGAACGCCTGGCCACCAGAAGCCGGGGGAAGCGAGGAAGGAGCTCCCCTCGAGGCTctggagggagcatggccctgcaaACACCTTCGTTTTGGACTTCtcgcctccagaactgtgaatgACTTTGTCATTCTAAGCCACCTGCTTGTAATTTGTGACAGCAGCACTAGGATGTCCAGGTAACTGCCAGAGCCAGCAGTGACCACTCTTCCTGCCCTGCAGAGGCCGGCCTTCTGTGGGTTCCAGGTGTGGGTAGGCACCACGGGAACAGGAGCAGGGGACCCACAGTCACAGAGCGTCTGCCCAGCTGCTGCCACTCAGGTACAGAGAACGTGTGGAGGCATCTCGTGGAGGTGAGGGTGGAAGGAACCGAGGGTGGAATGATTTGAAGGTGGAAGATTCCGAGGGGGGACTGCGGAgggcgaggggtggggaggatcTGAGGGGCGAGGGGTCGGAAGGATTGTGGAGGGGCGAGGAAAGGATCCCAGGGGTGAGGGTCTGAGGGCAGAGGAATCCCACGGGGAAGGattgcaggggtgggggtggaggggaggaaggaCATGAGGGCAGAGGGGTCCAAGGTGGGAAGGCTCCGAGAACAGAGGTATCTGAGGGAGAAGGACCTGAGGGGGAAGGACCTGAGGGGGGAAGGACCTGAGGGGGGGAAGGACCTGAGGGGGGAAGGACCTGAGGGGGGGGAAGGATCTGAGGAGGGGAAGGATCTGAGGGGGGGAAGGACCTG carries:
- the CALY gene encoding neuron-specific vesicular protein calcyon → MVKLGCSFSGKPGKDPGDQDAVTMDSVPLISPLDVSQLQPPLPEQVVIKTQTEYQLSSSDQPKKFPDLEGQKPNCSHPEEGRRLPTGRMIAFTMALMGCVLILYKAIWYDQFSCPNGFLTRHKLCAPLTLEMYYAEMDPERHRSVLAAIGAYPLSRKHGTEPPAPWGDGHRANKEERKGPTQAGAAAATEPPGKPSAEAEKEAAGSAAPPPAQ